Within Rhodopirellula islandica, the genomic segment CCGCGACTCGAACAAACGAGCCGCACTCGTCGATCGCTTGCTCAACGACGACCGTTACACCGAAGAGTATGCCAACCACTGGTCGACCGTTTGGACGAACCAGTTGATCGGCCGCAGCGGTGGCACCGATCGCCGTGACTTGACCAACCGCACCGGCATGCAGAAGTACCTCCGCGATAGCTTCGCAGGAAACAAAACCTACGACCAACTGGTGTATGAACTGGTCACCGCCGAAGGATCGACCACCCCAGGTGAACCGAACTTCAATGGCGCGGTCAACTTCTTGGTCGACAAAGTCAATCAAGAAAAAGGCACGCTCGCGACCAGCAGCGTTTCGCGGATTTTCTTGGGACAACAGGTCCAGTGCACCCAGTGTCACAACCACCCATTCAACCAATGGAAACAACAGAAGTTCTGGGAGTTCAATGCGTTCTTCCGCCAGACCCGATCTCTGCGCCGGTTCGTTGATGGAACACGAGATATCGAGTCGGCCGAATTGGTCAGCCAAGACTTTGCTGGCGAAGCCAACGACCCCGAAGACGCACTGGTGTTTTATGAACTGCGAAATGGTTTGCAAAAGGTCGCCTACCCGGTCTTCACCGATGGCACCGAGATCGAAAAAAGTGGCTTTGTCGAAGACGTCAATCGCCGCGAAGAACTCGGACGTCTGATGCTGCAGAGCGAGTACCTGGACAAGATGATCGTCAACCGAATGTGGTCGATGTTCCTTGGCTACGGCTTCACTCGTCCAATCGATGACCTGGGCCCACACAACCCTTCGTCGCATCCCGAGCTGCTCGACAACCTCGGCAAGGAATTCCGCAGCAGCAGCTACGACCTCAAAAAGCTGATCACCTGGATCACCCTCAGCCGTCCCTACCAATTGGCATCGACGATGAGTTCCAGCAACGAGATCGACGACCCAACGATCGGTGAATCCCCCAAATTCTCGCGGTTCTACTTGCGTCAAATGAGTGCCGAACAGCTGTACGCGTCGATGGTCACCGCCAGCAACGCGCAGTCCAAAGGCAGCTATGAACAACAGGAAGCAGAACGTCGTCGTTGGTTGTCGCAATTTGTCGTCGCCTTTGGAAACGACGAAGGAACCGAAACAACCACCTTCAACGGTTCGATCCCACAAGCCTTGATGTTGTTCAACGGTGACTTGACGAAGAACGCAATCAGCCTAGAAGCCGGTTCGTTCCTGGACCAACTCAGCCAGTCGGGACGTTCGCCCAAAGACCGTGTGACGCGATTGTTCCTCAGTGGTTTGGCACGTCGTCCAACCAAAAACGAAGTCACGATTGCCAGCAAGTTGTTGGTCGCTCGCAAAGGCGATGAGCCTGAAATGTTGCAAGACATGTGGTGGGCGATTCTCAACAGCAACGAATTCATCATGCAGCACTGAGCTGCCTGATTTCACCCTCAGACAGGACCCCGGCAGCGATCACTGCCAGCGTCCCAATCTGAAAACGCCTGATCTGACATCGCCCAATCCGAGGGTGGCTCTCATGCCGCCACGAACCGATCACCTTTTCTTTCCCGGAGTTCACCATGGATCTTTCCACCCCCAACGGCATGACGCGTCGTCACTTCATGAGCCACTTGGCTGGGTCATCCGCCGCGGCCGCGGCCGCGTGGACTTTGGGCGGCAACATCGCTGCGCAAGCCGACGAAATGCGACGCAATCGCAAGTCCGCGATTTTGCTTTGGATGGGTGGCGGTCCGCCCACGATTGACATGTGGGACCTGAAACCAGGTGCTCCGACCGGCGGTCCCTTCCGCCCGATCTCGACCACCGGCAACGCTCAAATCTGTGAGCACATGCCGATGATCGCCCAACAGATGAAACACCTGTCGGTCGTTCGCAGCATGTCGACACGAGAGGCCGACCACAGCCGCGGCAGTTACTACATGCACACGGGCTACGTTCCCAACCCCAACATCGAACACCCCAGTTACGGCAGCGTGATCGCTCATGAGTTGATCGATCAACGTCCCGCATTGGAGATTCCTCCCTTCGTTTCGGTGGGTGGCGCCGGTGCCGGTCCTGGGTTCCTGGGGATGGCTTGGTCGCCATTTTCCGTGACCAGCAACGGCCGTGTTCGAAACCTCAAGATGAACCTGGATGACGATCGACTGCTGCAACGCATGGCGGCCCTCAACATGATCGAAAGCGGGTTCGCCAAACGCACGCGTGACACGCCCGCCGCCGAGCACGCAAAGGTGCTGGGCAAAACGTTGGATCTGATGACCAGCGAACAAATGGAGGCGTTCCGCGTGGAGAAAGAACCCGACGAAGTCAAAGAACGTTACGGCACAGACAACTTCGGCCAAGGCTGCTTGCTAGCCCGTCGCTTGGTGGAAGCCGGTGTGCCGTTCATCGA encodes:
- a CDS encoding DUF1501 domain-containing protein; its protein translation is MDLSTPNGMTRRHFMSHLAGSSAAAAAAWTLGGNIAAQADEMRRNRKSAILLWMGGGPPTIDMWDLKPGAPTGGPFRPISTTGNAQICEHMPMIAQQMKHLSVVRSMSTREADHSRGSYYMHTGYVPNPNIEHPSYGSVIAHELIDQRPALEIPPFVSVGGAGAGPGFLGMAWSPFSVTSNGRVRNLKMNLDDDRLLQRMAALNMIESGFAKRTRDTPAAEHAKVLGKTLDLMTSEQMEAFRVEKEPDEVKERYGTDNFGQGCLLARRLVEAGVPFIEVDLGGWDLHNDNFTALKDNKLPTLDRAMSALVEDLAQRELLQDTVVMWMGEFGRTPRINANAGRDHFARAWSCVVGGAGIKGGLAVGETNSDGTTVETEPYSSEDLMTTVCKGLGISTETTFTSNNGRPMKIAGGGKLIRELVA
- a CDS encoding DUF1549 domain-containing protein, whose translation is MASTASAAGPAVPPQVVMINEAIEQVWRDFSIRPAAEVDDATWCRRVYLDVIGRIPSFEELSEFVGDRDSNKRAALVDRLLNDDRYTEEYANHWSTVWTNQLIGRSGGTDRRDLTNRTGMQKYLRDSFAGNKTYDQLVYELVTAEGSTTPGEPNFNGAVNFLVDKVNQEKGTLATSSVSRIFLGQQVQCTQCHNHPFNQWKQQKFWEFNAFFRQTRSLRRFVDGTRDIESAELVSQDFAGEANDPEDALVFYELRNGLQKVAYPVFTDGTEIEKSGFVEDVNRREELGRLMLQSEYLDKMIVNRMWSMFLGYGFTRPIDDLGPHNPSSHPELLDNLGKEFRSSSYDLKKLITWITLSRPYQLASTMSSSNEIDDPTIGESPKFSRFYLRQMSAEQLYASMVTASNAQSKGSYEQQEAERRRWLSQFVVAFGNDEGTETTTFNGSIPQALMLFNGDLTKNAISLEAGSFLDQLSQSGRSPKDRVTRLFLSGLARRPTKNEVTIASKLLVARKGDEPEMLQDMWWAILNSNEFIMQH